Proteins encoded within one genomic window of Gadus macrocephalus chromosome 16, ASM3116895v1:
- the LOC132474889 gene encoding NACHT and WD repeat domain-containing protein 2-like isoform X1, translated as MEQSSLGSRPCTSCVKIYLISNPEDSVVERRALRETVFPRLREHCRNTHGLDLMVIDPCESSDPRRWPDQRTRQQLIYECQNNSNGPYLLTLVGHQYGRAGLPSQVEVAEYQMLLQVCQHAGITTSALEEAYLRDENSILPSYCLRTRACRSEGHVESNGEVGEEDQSKRRDKGEEALKVFQTALGLCVRDGLMTQERAHNYLRSELDADLRLALQEGSGDDIMSRCLVYVHRVRNACNQKSGKKQSHPDQDPLLTPHLLPSGDHFLSQLCDDFLPSLITSSKLQVYTTTTECNSHHGFTTARRRAYTEPLCLQVYSDLVDLVDRRNPLPVRHLDDALAQEMAAQQELSGVFSRLYDVTRPEAEEIKTYLVERAKQCPLVVGGGPCTGKTVLLAHCCQQVKSWLADQDPVIIPYFANITINPSLKHILSLLCYQIVCCYRQPHDVSSDLDISKGLPSNLDSNHEPCSAENHHSNPNLRSRTDPKPKDPNPPEPRPKQSIPRQYFEPDLSQSWLKDHLSSLLSSFPTPNRPVVLILDGLDQINDVDVQHMVQCLPSPLPASVKLILSVSNRRTQALQAIQLHYPECTSSPLPVSHSIVPTKDKERKGLLMETGQTQSKGYSFVELKSVERRQCIRMVASLLSLSGRRVTSGQQTLVNKALGSCSQIFYARLLHSQTLHWTSDSEVMESSLPNGVHASISALLDVLEQKHGPTLVPRCLSYLTLSRTGLTEAELTDLLSSDDEVLMTQYMLRGQAHSCRLRVPHVDVERLLLDLRMFLGRRTVAAGAPLLFWVCRHFGLVVTKKYLGCHELREQLHSLMADYFNGRWAFGNAKPLIITRKSEPSGTTELGSSKTNTASEMAEMAVYIDRQPPCQPFVFRSSDALSSACKEGSLVNLRRIIELPHHLQESKRWEELERKLLLSLGFQQAMVLAGLLGDLVDMLMGEKRSQVVTLPRERALLASMLKSTACILQSSPEELPMLMECRLLPFVGIYQELEVYIQDIEQERRRRGSGISVVLCPASSILPSIQCSLSEGIQGQGCIKEVALTACNVVVGVMESGIAWMWRSPWREVEELSLSNKQLKVEFSRVMSTGRRILLSTYCNMLFLLAVTSPEMFVEVEGPLETEEFQGETNQHMVEGCVETEEHLCVWWKDKRFVSVFRGVNGKPQNFQCQNPVTCLVCSDDGRFMYCGQETGAVAIFDIYNTNPVCECSNPNQNAILSIILCEEQCDMACVDITGNIMLWNVDGRPTQPAFQLECFSDKGGNSVLNMDYSYELATLLVCKAQQITLWNTCEWVMLGQFMTPQGKAFLHALLAQEGHLFLALLQSCSLVLVWNISSGECVLSLDTCSSTSVPRLLKTASGLITITPHGCLSMWEVINAAGMSPKMSHGVSQVVADEVGEKFYTADGSIAVWGWSLRTGDPEVNFIHDGPVEKLMLSPDNSHLVSVSGGDIYVWQLDTRQNIFRIRGSSATVILITPNSKFAVSLCERGLSPVWNLQNGGVVCHIQLYLDAAKVSPESTFLIGLHQGDLLATNLWSGTVSRRFSHAAHSEHVVAFHMLPQQPDFVLVMGSSGVVYTWKVPEDTMLQQFQLPRSFSIQPHVVQTSSAGSFMLLSTNNDGMAYLDLSTHQTCSVKVEGAAFAVCLDKAGRYAACLSQPSALTAQCSCDVHPESVLTVIRLADGGKVGTLRMCKTPLAVAVCEQLYVYVGFHDGSVAVYSILDLINKQECSVRGRDNLIGLKKHCFCGTVLMRLSPLAFPNITWP; from the exons ATGGAACAGTCTTCGCTGGGATCACGGCCCTGCACCTCCTGTGTGAAGATCTACCTGATCTCCAACCCAGAAG aTTCGGTGGTGGAGCGCAGGGCATTGAGGGAAACTGTGTTCCCCAGACTACGAGAGCACTGCAGGAACACGCATGGACTAGATCTCATG GTGATTGACCCGTGTGAGTCCAGTGATCCAAGGAGATGGCCAGACCAGAGGACCAGGCAGCAGCTGATATACGAATGTCAAAACAACTCCAATGGCCCCTACTTACTG ACACTGGTGGGACATCAGTACGGCAGGGCCGGCCTGCCTTCTCAGGTGGAGGTGGCAGAGTACCAAATGTTGCTCCAGGTGTGCCAGCATGCAGGAATCACGACCAGTGCCCTGGAGGAGGCTTACCTGAGGGACGAGAACTCCATCCTGCCCTCCTATTGTTTGCGGACGCGGGCCTGTCGAAGCGAAGGCCATGTGGAGAGCAAC GGAGAGGTAGGGGAGGAAGACCAGAGTAAGAGGAGGGATAAAGGAGAGGAGGCGCTGAAAGTATTTCAGACTGCACTGGGTCTTTGTGTCCGTGACGGCCTAATGACGCAAGAGAGAGCCCACAACTATCTAAGATCAG AGCTCGATGCAGATCTACGACTGGCTCTGCAGGAGGGCTCTGGTGATGACATCATGAGTCGCTGCCTGGTCTATGTTCACAGAGTCCGCAATGCATGCAACCAGAAGAGTGGAAAGAAGCAGAGTCATCCAGACCAAGACCCACTACTCACTCCACATTTACTG CCGTCTGGTGACCACTTCCTGTCGCAGCTCTGTGATGACTTCCTGCCGAGCCTGATCACTTCCTCTAAGCTCCAGGTGTACACCACAACCACGGAATGCAACAGTCATCACGGTTTCACCACGGCCAGGCGGCGAGCCTACACAGAGCCTCTGTGTCTCCAGGTGTACTCGGACCTGGTGGACCTGGTCGACCGCCGTAACCCCTTACCTGTCCGTCACCTTGACGACGCGTTGGCCCAGGAGATGGCCGCCCAGCAGGAACTGTCTGGCGTCTTCTCACGTCTTTATGACGTCACTCGCCCAGAGGCGGAAGAG ATAAAAACCTACTTGGTGGAGAGGGCTAAACAGTGCCCGCTAGTGGTGGGAGGCGGGCCGTGCACTGGGAAAACAGTCCTGCTTGCACACTGCTGCCAGCAG GTAAAATCATGGCTAGCTGATCAAGACCCAGTGATCATTCCTTACTTTGCTAACATAACAATTAACCCGTCCCTGAAGCACATCCTCTCCCTACTCTGCTATCAAATAGTGTGCTGCTACAGACAACCACATGACGTCTCATCAGACCTCGACATCTCCAAAGGCCTGCCCTCTAACCTGGATTCAAACCATGAACCTTGTAGTGCAGAGAACCACCATTCCAACCCTAATTTACGCTCTAGAACTGATCCCAAGCCCAAAGACCCTAATCCTCCAGAACCCAGACCCAAACAAAGTATCCCCAGACAATATTTTGAACCTGATCTCTCTCAATCTTGGCTCAAAGATcacctctcctcactcctctccagTTTTCCTACTCCCAATCGGCCAGTTGTACTAATCCTGGATGGCCTGGATCAAATAAACGACGTGGATGTCCAACACATGGTCCAATgccttccttcccctctccccgctAGCGTCAAGCTCATCCTGTCAGTGTCCAACCGTCGCACGCAGGCCTTACAAGCCATCCAACTACACTATCCAGAATGCACTTCTTCACCTCTACCTGTTTCGCACAGCATTGTGCCTACCAAGGACAAGGAGAGGAAGGGTTTACTGATGGAAACGGGTCAGACACAGAGCAAAGGCTATAGCTTTGTAGAGTTGAAGTCGGTGGAGAGGAGACAGTGTATCAGAATGGTTGCCTCCCTGCTCAGCCTTTCTGGAAGGAGAGTTACCTCTGGGCAGCAGACTCTGGTTAACAAGGCTCTGGGCTCTTGTTCCCAGATTTTCTACGCTCGCCTCCTGCACTCCCAAACTTTGCACTGGACCTCAG ATTCGGAAGTGATGGAATCCTCGCTCCCTAATGGCGTCCATGCATCTATTTCTGCACTGCTGGACGTCCTCGAGCAGAAACACGGTCCGACTCTGGTGCCTCGCTGCCTGTCCTACCTCACCCTCTCCAGGACTGGGCTCACGGAGGCCGAGCTCACTGACCTGTTGTCCAGTGACGACGAGGTGTTGATGACGCAGTACATGCTGAGAGGTCAAGCGCACTCATGCAGGTTGCGGGTACCTCACGTGGATGTGGAGAGACTCCTGCTGGACCTGAGGATGTTCCTCGGAAGGAGGACTGTGGCTGCTGGGGCACCCCTGTTGTTTTGGGTGTGCAGGCATTTCGGCCTGGTGGTGACTAAGAAGTATCTAGGTTGTCACGAGTTGAGGGAGCAGCTTCATTCATTGATGGCAGACTATTTCAATGGCCGATGGGCGTTTGGAAATGCAAAACCACTCATTATTACGAGGAAGTCAGAGCCATCAGGAACAACAGAGTTGGGGTCAAGCAAAACTAATACGGCTTCTGAAATGGCCGAAATGGCCGTGTACATAGACAGGCAGCCACCATGTCAGCCCTTTGTCTTCAGGTCTTCCGATGCTTTGTCCTCTGCTTGCAAAGAGGGAAGTCTAGTGAACCTGAGGAGGATCATAGAGCTGCCCCACCACTTGCAAGAAAGCAAAAGGTGGGAAGAGTTGGAGCGCAAGTTATTACTGTCTCTTGGCTTTCAGCAGGCCATGGTTCTAGCAGGTCTTTTGGGGGATCTGGTAGACATGTTGATGGGAGAGAAAAGGTCACAAGTGGTTACTTTGCCCAGGGAACGAGCCCTCTTAGCCAGCATGCTGAAATCAACTGCATGCATCCTTCAAAGCTCTCCCGAGGAGCTCCCAATGTTGATGGAGTGCAGACTTCTTCCTTTTGTCGGAATCTACCAAGAACTTGAAGTCTACATTCAGGATATTGaacaggagaggagaagaagaggaagcggCATAAGTGTTGTTCTTTGCCCTGCTTCTTCCATACTCCCCTCAATTCAGTGTTCCTTGAGTGAGGGGATACAAGGGCAAGGCTGTATCAAAGAAGTCGCTTTGACAGCCTGCAATGTTGTAGTTGGGGTCATGGAAAGTGGAATTGCTTGGATGTGGAGAAGCCCatggagggaggtagaggaacTGTCCTTGAGCAACAAACAACTCAAAGTGGAGTTTTCTCGAGTGATGAGCACTGGTAGAAGAATTTTGCTTTCCACATACTGCAACATGCTTTTCTTATTGGCTGTCACCAGTCCAGAGATGTTTGTAGAAGTTGAGGGCCCACTGGAAACTGAGGAGTTCCAGGGTGAGACAAATCAGCACATGGTCGAGGGATGTGTGGAGACGGAggagcatctgtgtgtgtggtggaaggACAAAcgttttgtgagtgtgtttcgtGGCGTGAACGGCAAACCTCAGAATTTTCAGTGTCAGAACCCTGTGACCTGTTTGGTTTGTTCCGATGATGGTCGTTTCATGTATTGTGGGCAGGAGACGGGGGCAGTGGCTATATTTGACATTTACAACACCAATCCCGTTTGTGAATGTTCAAACCCAAATCAGAATGCTATTCTGTCAATAATCCTCTGTGAAGAACAGTGTGATATGGCGTGTGTTGACATTACCGGAAATATAATGCTGTGGAATGTGGATGGAAGACCAACCCAACCTGCTTTTCAACTTGAGTGTTTTAGTGATAAAGGTGGGAACAGCGTTCTCAATATGGATTACTCGTATGAACTAGCCACCTTATTGGTTTGCAAAGCTCAACAGATTACACTGTGGAACACATGTGAATGGGTAATGTTGGGCCAGTTTATGACTCCACAGGGAAAGGCTTTCCTCCATGCATTGCTAGCCCAGGAAGGTCATCTCTTTCtggctttgctacaatcctgtTCCCTTGTCCTGGTGTGGAACATAAGCAGTGGGGAATGTGTTCTTTCCCTTGACACATGCAGCAGCACGTCTGTTCCTAGACTTCTCAAAACAGCCTCGGGTTTGATAACTATCACTCCTCATGGCTGTCTCTCAATGTGGGAAGTTATAAATGCAGCTGGTATGTCCCCAAAAATGTCACATGGGGTTAGCCAGGTGGTGGCCGACGAGGTTGGGGAGAAGTTTTACACAGCAGACGGCTCTATAGCAGTATGGGGTTGGAGCTTGCGGACAGGAGATCCGGAAGTGAACTTCATTCATGATGGGCCTGTGGAAAAACTCATGCTCTCTCCAGACAACAGCCATCTTGTGTCAGTTTCAGGTGGAGATATCTACGTTTGGCAACTGGACACGCGTCAGAACATCTTCCGTATCAGAGGCAGCAGTGCAACAGTCATTCTCATCACCCCAAACAGTAAATTTGCGGTGAGTCTCTGCGAGAGAGGCCTATCGCCAGTTTGGAACCTGCAAAACGGTGGTGTTGTGTGCCATATACAACTTTACCTAGACGCAGCCAAGGTGTCACCTGAGAGCACCTTCCTGATTGGCCTTCACCAAGGAGACCTGCTGGCCACAAACCTTTGGTCTGGCACTGTCAGCAGGCGCTTCTCTCATGCAGCGCACTCTGAGCATGTTGTGGCGTTCCACATGCTTCCACAACAGCCAGACTTTGTGCTGGTGATGGGTTCCAGTGGAGTCGTGTATACCTGGAAGGTACCTGAGGACACAATGTTGCAGCAGTTTCAACTCCCTCGCTCATTCAGCATTCAGCCACATGTCGTCCAGACATCCTCCGCTGGAAGCTTCATGCTCCTTTCCACAAACAACGACGGCATGGCGTACTTGGACCTCTCCACACACCAAACCTGCTCTGTGAAGGTTGAAGGTGCTGCTTTTGCAGTGTGTCTGGACAAAGCAGGGCGCTACGCTGCATGCCTGTCTCAGCCCTCTGCCCTGACCGCACAGTGTTCCTGTGATGTGCATCCAGAGTCCGTGCTGACGGTAATACGACTCGCCGATGGGGGGAAAGTGGGGACGTTGCGTATGTGCAAGACGCCATTGGCCGtggctgtgtgtgagcagcTGTATGTATATGTGGGGTTTCATGATGGCTCTGTGGCTGTGTATTCCATCTTGGATCTCATAAATAAACAGGAATGTTCTGTTAGGGGCAGGGACAATTTGATTGGCTTGAAAAAACATTGCTTCTGCGGCACAGTCCTTATGAGATTGTCACCTTTAGCATTCCCTAATATTACATGGCCATAA
- the LOC132474889 gene encoding NACHT and WD repeat domain-containing protein 2-like isoform X2, which produces MEQSSLGSRPCTSCVKIYLISNPEDSVVERRALRETVFPRLREHCRNTHGLDLMVIDPCESSDPRRWPDQRTRQQLIYECQNNSNGPYLLTLVGHQYGRAGLPSQVEVAEYQMLLQVCQHAGITTSALEEAYLRDENSILPSYCLRTRACRSEGHVESNVSVTQSIDGMIE; this is translated from the exons ATGGAACAGTCTTCGCTGGGATCACGGCCCTGCACCTCCTGTGTGAAGATCTACCTGATCTCCAACCCAGAAG aTTCGGTGGTGGAGCGCAGGGCATTGAGGGAAACTGTGTTCCCCAGACTACGAGAGCACTGCAGGAACACGCATGGACTAGATCTCATG GTGATTGACCCGTGTGAGTCCAGTGATCCAAGGAGATGGCCAGACCAGAGGACCAGGCAGCAGCTGATATACGAATGTCAAAACAACTCCAATGGCCCCTACTTACTG ACACTGGTGGGACATCAGTACGGCAGGGCCGGCCTGCCTTCTCAGGTGGAGGTGGCAGAGTACCAAATGTTGCTCCAGGTGTGCCAGCATGCAGGAATCACGACCAGTGCCCTGGAGGAGGCTTACCTGAGGGACGAGAACTCCATCCTGCCCTCCTATTGTTTGCGGACGCGGGCCTGTCGAAGCGAAGGCCATGTGGAGAGCAACGTGAGCGTGACTCAGTCGATTGATGGGATGATAGAATAG